In Scatophagus argus isolate fScaArg1 chromosome 14, fScaArg1.pri, whole genome shotgun sequence, the following proteins share a genomic window:
- the alg8 gene encoding probable dolichyl pyrophosphate Glc1Man9GlcNAc2 alpha-1,3-glucosyltransferase isoform X2 has translation MLVVENLNYVSPSTVLFQRLSVILTDVLFIMAVRECCRCVQEQKGSRDVLTRPSFVLAVLLLWNFGLLIVDHIHFQYNGFLFGFLLLSVAKHLQSQHLQGALLFAILLNLKHIYLYGAPAYGIYLLRSYCFTQDGKDGSVIWRSFRPFRLLALGSIVVSVCAVSFGPFIIMGQLPQVLAQLFPFKRGLCHAYWAPNVWALYNIVDKVLVTLGVRLKLLDEAQLPRASMTGGLVQEFQHSVLPSVSPSITLICTLLSILPAVVSIWRRPRGARGFLRCLLLCSLGSFMFGWHVHEKAILIVIIPLSILAVESREDAGIFLVLSTTGHYSLFPLIFTSTELPIKVVLMLMFVIYSFTALRKLHSGQGSLLHPLEAVYLLGLVAMAIACEIVFPLSPWQQKLPFLPLLATSLYCAVGVCYSFLRLYVSLLRQAEKPKEQ, from the exons ATGCTGGTGGTGGAGAACCTGAACTATGTCAGCCCGTCGACTGTACTGTTCCAGAGGCTGTCGGTCATCCTCACTGATGTGCTTTTTATCATGGCTGTCCGAGA GTGCTGCAGGTGCGTTCAGGAGCAGAAAGGCTCTCGGGACGTTTTGACCCGGCCGTCCTTCGTCCTGGCTGTCCTGCTGCTCTGGAATTTCGGCCTCCTCATCGTCGACC ATATTCATTTCCAGTATAACGGCTTCCTGTTTGGTTTCCTGCTGCTGTCGGTGGCCAAACACCTGCAG TCTCAGcacctgcagggggcgctgctgTTCGCCATCCTGCTCAACCTGAAGCACATCTACCTGTACGGGGCTCCAGCCTACGGCATCTACCTGCTGAGGAGTTACTGCTTCACTCAGGATGGcaaag ACGGTTCAGTCATCTGGAGGAGTTTCCGTCCATTCCGCCTGCTGGCTCTGGGCAGCATCGTGGTCTCCGTCTGCGCTGTGTCTTTCGGGCCCTTCATCATCATG GGTCAGCTCCCTCAGGTCCTGGCCCAACTCTTCCCATTTAAACGGGGCCTCTGTCACGCCTACTGGGCGCCCAACGTCTGGGCCCTGTACAACATCGTGGACAAAGTCCTGGTGACACTCG GTGTCCGTCTAAAGCTGCTGGACGAGGCGCAGCTCCCTCGAGCCTCCATGACGGGCGGCTTGGTTCAGGAGTTTCAGCACTCGGTCCTCCCCTCCGTCTCTCCCTCCATCACACTCATCTGCACTCTGCTGTCCATCCTG ccTGCGGTGGTGTCCATCTGGCGGCGTCCTCGCGGTGCTCGGGGTTTCCTGCgctgcctgctgctctgctctctggGCTCCTTCATGTTTGGCTGGCACGTCCACGAGAAGGCCATCCTCATTGTCATCATACCTCTCAG TATCCTGGCggtggagagcagagaggatgcTGGGATCTTCCTGGTTCTGAGCACCACAGGTCATTACTCCCTGTTCCCGCTGATCTTCACCTCCACAG AGCTGCCCATCAAAGTGGTtctgatgctgatgtttgtcATCTACTCTTTCACCGCCCTGAGGAAACTTCACAG CGGTCAGGGGTCTCTACTCCATCCTCTGGAGGCTGTCTACCTGCTGGGACTGGTTGCCATGGCGATCGCCTGTGAGATTGTCTTTCctctgtcaccatggcaacagaagCTGCCCTTCCTGCCCCTGCTGGCGACCTCACTGTACTGCGCCGTTGGCGTCTGTTACTCTTTCCTGCGTCTGTACGTCAGCCTGCTGAGGCAGGCGGAGAAGCCCAAAGAGCAGTGA
- the alg8 gene encoding probable dolichyl pyrophosphate Glc1Man9GlcNAc2 alpha-1,3-glucosyltransferase isoform X1: MAAPVVDTWSWFPALALGVSFLKCLFINAYHSTDFEVHRNWLAITHSLPVSRWYHENTSEWTLDYPPLFAWFEFALSNVAQHFDRNMLVVENLNYVSPSTVLFQRLSVILTDVLFIMAVRECCRCVQEQKGSRDVLTRPSFVLAVLLLWNFGLLIVDHIHFQYNGFLFGFLLLSVAKHLQSQHLQGALLFAILLNLKHIYLYGAPAYGIYLLRSYCFTQDGKDGSVIWRSFRPFRLLALGSIVVSVCAVSFGPFIIMGQLPQVLAQLFPFKRGLCHAYWAPNVWALYNIVDKVLVTLGVRLKLLDEAQLPRASMTGGLVQEFQHSVLPSVSPSITLICTLLSILPAVVSIWRRPRGARGFLRCLLLCSLGSFMFGWHVHEKAILIVIIPLSILAVESREDAGIFLVLSTTGHYSLFPLIFTSTELPIKVVLMLMFVIYSFTALRKLHSGQGSLLHPLEAVYLLGLVAMAIACEIVFPLSPWQQKLPFLPLLATSLYCAVGVCYSFLRLYVSLLRQAEKPKEQ; the protein is encoded by the exons TCATTCGACAGACTTCGAGGTGCACAGGAACTGGTTGGCCATCACTCACAGTCTGCCGGTGTCCAGGTGGTACCATGAG AACACGTCGGAGTGGACGCTGGACTACCCCCCACTGTTTGCCTGGTTCGAGTTCGCTCTGTCCAACGTGGCTCAGCACTTTGACAGAAACATGCTGGTGGTGGAGAACCTGAACTATGTCAGCCCGTCGACTGTACTGTTCCAGAGGCTGTCGGTCATCCTCACTGATGTGCTTTTTATCATGGCTGTCCGAGA GTGCTGCAGGTGCGTTCAGGAGCAGAAAGGCTCTCGGGACGTTTTGACCCGGCCGTCCTTCGTCCTGGCTGTCCTGCTGCTCTGGAATTTCGGCCTCCTCATCGTCGACC ATATTCATTTCCAGTATAACGGCTTCCTGTTTGGTTTCCTGCTGCTGTCGGTGGCCAAACACCTGCAG TCTCAGcacctgcagggggcgctgctgTTCGCCATCCTGCTCAACCTGAAGCACATCTACCTGTACGGGGCTCCAGCCTACGGCATCTACCTGCTGAGGAGTTACTGCTTCACTCAGGATGGcaaag ACGGTTCAGTCATCTGGAGGAGTTTCCGTCCATTCCGCCTGCTGGCTCTGGGCAGCATCGTGGTCTCCGTCTGCGCTGTGTCTTTCGGGCCCTTCATCATCATG GGTCAGCTCCCTCAGGTCCTGGCCCAACTCTTCCCATTTAAACGGGGCCTCTGTCACGCCTACTGGGCGCCCAACGTCTGGGCCCTGTACAACATCGTGGACAAAGTCCTGGTGACACTCG GTGTCCGTCTAAAGCTGCTGGACGAGGCGCAGCTCCCTCGAGCCTCCATGACGGGCGGCTTGGTTCAGGAGTTTCAGCACTCGGTCCTCCCCTCCGTCTCTCCCTCCATCACACTCATCTGCACTCTGCTGTCCATCCTG ccTGCGGTGGTGTCCATCTGGCGGCGTCCTCGCGGTGCTCGGGGTTTCCTGCgctgcctgctgctctgctctctggGCTCCTTCATGTTTGGCTGGCACGTCCACGAGAAGGCCATCCTCATTGTCATCATACCTCTCAG TATCCTGGCggtggagagcagagaggatgcTGGGATCTTCCTGGTTCTGAGCACCACAGGTCATTACTCCCTGTTCCCGCTGATCTTCACCTCCACAG AGCTGCCCATCAAAGTGGTtctgatgctgatgtttgtcATCTACTCTTTCACCGCCCTGAGGAAACTTCACAG CGGTCAGGGGTCTCTACTCCATCCTCTGGAGGCTGTCTACCTGCTGGGACTGGTTGCCATGGCGATCGCCTGTGAGATTGTCTTTCctctgtcaccatggcaacagaagCTGCCCTTCCTGCCCCTGCTGGCGACCTCACTGTACTGCGCCGTTGGCGTCTGTTACTCTTTCCTGCGTCTGTACGTCAGCCTGCTGAGGCAGGCGGAGAAGCCCAAAGAGCAGTGA